From Candidatus Caccoplasma merdavium:
TCGAAGATGCCCACAAAGTGAAGAAGAACAATTTCTATGTGCTGACCGTGCGTTTGGCGGCCGATTTCCCGGCCTTGAATTTCGTGCGTGTTGTCGAGCACCGCAAACCGGCCGAACAGGTCCGACTCGAAGAGGAGGTGCAGCATTATGAATAAACATCGGTTATGGCGCATGGCCGGCGCCCTCTTCATTGTCCTGTTGCAGATACTCATGTGCAACCGCATCGCCCTGTGGGGCGTTGCCACCCCCTTTGTCATAGTGTATCTTTTCTTGAAGATGCCATCGGGCGTGAAACCACATTTGGCGATGACTGTCGCATTCTTTGTCGGCCTTCTTGTCGATTTGTTTACCAACACGCCGGGCGTATATGCCCTGGCCTCGGTCACGGTGGCATTCCTGCACAACCCCTTGCTCATGCGTATCCAGTACCGCGACCGGGGTGAGGAACGCTATGTGCCCTCTATGGCCACACTGGGCGTGTGGCGGTATGCCCTTTTTGCTTTTCTGCTGACGCTGATTTTCTGCATCGTACTCTTCTGCGTCGAGTCCTTCTCGTTCTTTGCTCCGGCATTTTTGGCGGCGCGCATTGTGAACAGTACGCTGTTGACGCTTATTGTCATATTGGTTGTCGATTTGCTGATGGAGAAAAAATAGTGAGAAAAAATTATACTTACGAACGGCGCAAATATATCATCGGGGGATTTATGCTCCTGGTCATTCTCTTTTATGTTTCCCGTTTGTTCTCGCTGCAAGTGCTCGACAACGAGTACAACCAGTTGGCCGACAACAATGCCATCTTCACCCGCATACAATATCCGTCTCGCGGTCTTATTTATGACCGCAACGGCCGTTTGGTGGTCGACAACCAGCCCGCCTATGATCTCATGGTTATCCCCCGCGAAGTGCAACCTTTCGATACCCTCGATTTCTGCCGCACGCTGGGCATTACCCGTCAGGAGTTTGACGAACGCTGGAACAACATGCGCAACCGTCGGCTCAATCCCGGATATTCTTCGTTCTCGCCCCAACGATTTTTCACCCGACTTACGGTCGAGGAGTATGGACACTTGCAGGAAAAACTCTATCGTTATCCCGGATTCTTCATTCAGAACCAGTCGATACGGCGCTATAACTACGATGTGGCGGCCAATGTCCTGGGAAACATACGCGAAGTCTCCGAACAGGAATTGCGCAACGACAGCTATTACGTCCAAGGTGACTATACGGGCGATTTGGGGATAGAGAAATCTTATGAGAGTTATCTCCGTGGCGAGAAAGGGCAGGAGGTCTTCCTCCGCAACGCCTACGGCCGCATCAAAGGACGATACGAGGACGGGGCTTTCGACCGCGAGGCTGTGCCCGGCAAGAACCTGACCCTCTCCATCGACATCGAGTTGCAGCAATATGGCGAGATGCTCATGCAGAACAAGGTGGGAGCCATCGTGGCCATAGAGCCTTCGACCGGGGAGATTCTCGCACTGGTGTCGAGCCCCACCTACAAACCCTCGTTGCTCACCGGCCGCGAGCGGGGTCGCAATTATGCACAACTTTTTGAGAATCCCTACAAGCCGCTTTATGACCGTTCCATCATGGCCACATATCCGCCCGGTTCTACCTTCAAGCCCACGCAGGCGCTTATTTTCCTGCAAGAAAAGGTGGTGTCGCGTTACACGGCCTATCCTTGCAACATGGGTTTCTATGCCCGAGGCATTAAGGTGGGGTGTCATGCCCACGAGTCGCCCATCTCGGTCGTCCCGGCCCTGTCGACCTCGTGCAATGCCTATTTCTGTTACGCGTTCAGGTCGATGATTGATAATCTCGATAAGTACGGCACCACTTATGATGCCTTCGAAACCTGGAAGAAGTATGTCGTCGACATGGGTTATGGCTACCGCCTCGGAGTCGATATGCCGGGGGAGAGCCGCGGATTTATCCCCAACAGCGATTTTTATGGCAAGATTTATGGCTCCAAAGGGTGGAAGGGCATCACGGTGATTTCGGTATCCATAGGCCAAGGCGAAGTCTTGGCTACGCCTTTGCAGATTGCCAATTTGGGAGCGACCATAGCCAACCGGGGATATTATTTCACCCCCCATGTCGTGAAATCGGTGCAAGATACCTACTTGGGCGATGAGTATACCACTCCGCATTATGTGGGGGTCGACCCGGCCTATTACGAGATGGTTGTTGAGGGCATGCGCATGTCGATGGTGAAAGGTACCTGTCGCATCGGCGAAATTCCCGGGGTGGAGGCATGTGGCAAGACCGGTACGGCACAGAACCCCCATGGCGACGACCACTCGGCATTTATGGGCTTTGCCCCGCGGGAGAATCCGCGCATTGCCATTGCCGTCTATGTCGAGAATGCCGGTTGGGGGGCCACCTACGGTGTGCCCATCGGCAGCCTGATGATGGAAAAATATTTGAATGGCGAAATCGCTCCTTCGCGCAAATGGCTCGAAGAGCGCATGCTCAACGCCAACACGATGATTCAAGAGGAGGAAGAAGAGAATGTCGCGCAGGAATAATGTTTGGTATTCGCTCGACTGGTACACGGTCGCGCTTTATCTCTTGCTGGTCTTTTGTGGCTGGATAAGCATCTATGCGGCCAGTTACGATTATGAGACGACGTCGACGATATTCAGCCTCGACACCCGTTCGGGCAAACAGCTGTTGTGGATTTTGCTCTCGCTGGTTATCGCCTTCTGTCTGCTCATGACCGAGCCGCGCACGTTTGTTTCGCTTTCCTATCCGCTCTATATTGTCTTTATCCTGCTGCTGGTCGTCACCATTTTTGTCGCGCCCGACATCAAGGGCTCCCATTCGTGGCTTGTCTTGGGCCCCGTGAGTTTGCAGCCCGCCGAGTTTGCCAAGTACGGTACCGCCCTGGCGTTGGCCAAGATGCTCGATAATTATGATTTCGACCTTCGACGGCCGTTGCACTTTTTCAAGGCATGCGCCCTGATTCTTTTCCCGGTGCTGCTTATCCTGTTGCAAAGCGAGACCGGCTCGGCGCTGGTCTATCTTTCACTCATCTGTATCCTTTACCGGGAGGGCATGAGCGGCATTTTCCTGTTTGCCGCCTTTTGCGCCGTCGTCTATTTTATCTTGGCCGTCAAGTATTCGTCGCTCGAATGGCTGGGAACGCCGGTGGGCGAGTGGGTGGTGCTGACCCTCATTCTTTTGGTGCTGGCCTATATGGTCTCGTCCTATTTGCGCAATTCGCGCTTTTTCTACATTTCGTTGTTCACGACACTTGTGGTGCAAGCCATAGCGGCCGTCGTTTCTTGTTATTTCTATCCGTTCAACCTGCTCTATGTGGTGTGGCCGCTTCTGATGGTGGCCATTGTGGTTGCGGGCGGACTTTATTTCAAAACCTTGCAGCGCAAGTTGTGGATTGCCGTGGTCTTCGCGTTGCTGTCGTGCGTGTACTTGGAATCGGTCGATTATGTCTTTACCGATGTCCTCGGGCAACACCAGCGCACCCGCATCGAAGTGGCCTTTGGCCTGAAAGAGGACCCGATGGGCGTGGGCTACAATGTCAACCAGTCGAAGATAGCCATTGGTTCGGGGGGATTCTGGGGCAAAGGTTTCCTCGAAGGTACGCAGACCAAGTTGCGCTATGTGCCCGAACAGGATACCGACTTTATCTTTTGCACCATAGGTGAGGAGCAGGGCTTTTTCGGCGCGTCGGCCGTATTGATACTCTTTGCCCTGTTACTGGTGCGCATCATACAACTTTCCGAGCGTCAGCGTACCGTTTTCGGCCGTGTCTATGGCTATTGCGTGGCCGCCATCATCTTTTTCCACCTGGCGGTGAATATCGGCATGGTTATCGGGGTGTTGCCCGTTATCGGCATTCCTTTGCCCTTTTTCAGCTACGGGGGGTCTTCGCTTTGGGGATTCACCATTCTGCTCTTTACCCTGCTCTGCATCGACGCTTCCCGCGGCGATAGTTTCTGAGGGATTCTTGCCCCGCTTCATTCGGGAATGAGAATAATCCGCAGTCGCGCTTTTAAAACAACAAGGGCTTCGATGTGTCATCGAAGCCCTTGTAAATATGGGGAAGATGGAGTCGCTTAGAGAATGCCTTGGGCCATCATGGCTTTGGCCACTTTCATGAAGCCGGCTACGTTGGCACCCTTTACATAATTTACATAACCGTCGGGTTGTGTACCGTATTTTACGCATTGGGTGTGAATGTCGTACATGATTTGTTTCAGACGGGCGTCGACTTCTTCTTTGGTCCAGCTCAGTTTGATGGAGTTCTGCGTCATTTCAAGACCGCTCACCGATACGCCACCGGCGTTGGCGGCTTTACCCGGAGCGTAGAGAATCTTGGCTTTGAGGAACTCTTCGATGGCTTCGGGGGTCGAGGGCATGTTGGCGCCTTCCGATACGGCGAAGCAACCGTTGGCCAAGAGGGCGCGTGCATCGTCACCGTCGATTTCGTTCTGGGTGGCCGAAGGCATGGCGATGTCGCATTTCTCGTTCCAGGGACGTGCACCTTCGACATATTTGCAACCGTATTTCTCGGCATATTCGCGGATACGGCCACGGTAGATGTTTTTCAATTCGAAGATGTAGGCCAGTTTCTCGGCGTCGATGCCATCGGGGTCGTAGATGTATCCGTTGCTGTCGGACATGGTGATGACTTTGGCTCCGAGGCTGATGAGTTTTTCTACGGTGTATTGGGCTACGTTACCCGAACCCGATACGGCTACCACTTTGCCTTTGATGTCGATGTTGCGGGTTTTCAGCATTTCGAGCAGGAAGTAAACGTTTCCGTAACCCGTGGCTTCGGGACGAATGAGCGAACCGCCGAATTCGAGACCTTTTCCGGTGAATGTTCCGGTATTTTCACGGGCCATCTTCTTGTACATGCCATACATGTAACCTACTTCGCGGCCACCTACTCCGATGTCACCGGCGGGAACGTCGGTTTGCGGGCCGATGTGACGCCACAGTTCGGCGATGAAGGCTTGGCAGAAACGCATGATTTCTCCGTCGGATTTGCCGCGCGGGCTGAAATCGGAACCCCCTTTGCCACCACCCATGGGAAGGGTCGTCAGCGAGTTCTTGAAGGTTTGCTCGAAAGCAAGGAATTTCAAAATCGAGAGGTTTACCGATGAGTGGAAACGGATACCGCCTTTGTACGGGCCAATGGCGTTGTTATGTTGAATACGGTACCCCATGTTGGTTTGCACTTGACCTTTGTCGTCGACCCAGGTGACACGGAACGAGAAGATGCGGTCGGGAATGCAAAGACGTTCAATCAAGTTGTAACGGTCGAACTCGGGGTGTTCGTTGTAAGCTTCTTCAATGGTACTCAGCACTTCCGAAACGGCCTGATGGTATTCGGGTTCGTTGGGAAAGCGTCTTTTCAAATCGCTTAATACTTTTTGGGCATTCATTGTAATTTATAATTAAAAGTGAAAAATAAATTTCATTCTTTATGTATTCGGGTGGTTTTTCCCGCTTTTTTGTTTTCCTGCCGCAAAGATAACATAAAGGAAAGGAAAAAATCAAATGTTTTGATAAGAAAATTGACAAATAGCTGCAAAAAAAATTTTTTTCTTACAAAAAGACGTATTTTTATTCCTTTGTTTAGATTTTTGACAACTGTTCCCGATGTGGCGCAAGGGTGGGTAGATGGGGCAAAATGAGGTTGGAAGGTGTCGCAAGGGCGTTTCTTGTTATCTTGTGCAATGCAAATGTTTTTCTTTTGCAGCTCTTTCCCGAAAAATCATTACTTTTGCGTATTCGCAACCAGAATGTAGTAAAAATGGCTCTCACTCTTTTCCCGCCCCGCCGCATCGACGGCCGGGTTCTGCTCCCTTCGTCGAAAAGCATTTGCAACCGGGCGTTGATTTTGAACGCGCTCTCGGGGAGTCCTATGCCCATAGGCAATCTTTCCGACTGTGACGACACCCGCGTCATGGTGAGGGCTTTTGAGAGTGATGGCCCCGATTTTGATATTATGGCAGCGGGAACCGCCATGCGGTTTCTCACGGCCTATCTGTCGCAGTGCACGGGCGTGTGGACGATAACCGGTTCGGAGCGCATGCGGCACCGCCCCATCAGGCTGCTGGTCGATGCCCTGCGCTCGTTGGGCGCCTGCATCGAATATCTGGGCGAGGAGGGCTTCCCGCCCTTGCGCATCGAGGGAAAGCCGCTTCGCGGCGGAGACTTGACGTTGAGCGCCGGGGTCAGCTCGCAATATATCTCGGCGTTGCTCATGATTGCCCCCTATATGCAAGAGGGGCTCTCGCTTACCCTCACCGGGACAATGATTTCGAAACCCTATATTGCCATGACCCTTGCCATGATGCGCCATTGGGGGGTAGGAAGCCGATGGGAAGGAAATCGCATCGTGGTGGCACCGGGCGCCTACAAGCCCTTGGCTTTCACCGTGGAGTCCGATTGGTCGGCCGCCTCCTATTGGTATGAAATGGTTTCGCTCACTCCCGGTGCGGTTGTGGAGCTCCCCGGTTTGCAACGCGAAAGCGTGCAGGGCGATGCCCGTGTGGCCGATTTCTACGCGGCTTTGGGGGTTGATACCGAATTTACGGCCGACGGTGTGCGTTTGCGTCACACCGGGCAAACCACGACGGCACCTTTGTTGTTGGACCTTACCGACCAGCCCGATTTGGCCCAGACCCTCGTGGTTACTTGTGCCTTGTTGCAACGGCCATTCCGTTTCACCGGATTGCAATCACTCAAAATAAAGGAGACCGACCGCATTGCCGCCTTGAAATGCGAACTGGCCAAGCTCGGCTATCCGATTGTCGACAGCGACGATTCGGTCCTTTCCTGGGACGGCCGCCGTGCCGATGCCGTAGGCCACCCGGCCATCGACACCTATGACGACCACCGCATGGCCATGGCATTTGCCCCGGCAGCCATGTTCTTTCCCGGTCTCGAAATCAGGAATCCCGAGGTGGTGAGCAAGTCCTATCCGGCATTCTGGGACCATTTGCGTCAGGTAGGTTTCGACGTACGGACACTCAAATGAATATCTGCCGATGATGGGACTTGTATATATCACCCTTTCCATACTGCTCCTCGGAGTCGTGTGTTACCTTTATGAACGCAAGCAGCGGAAAAAACGTCCGACGTTGCCCGAACCTGAGTCGCCCGACCGCCCGTCGGCTCCTGCCTCCGAATGTTGCGGCCGGCACTTGGTGTGTGAGAAAGAGGCCCTGCTGCTCGATGCGAGTCGTGGCATCGTTTATTACGACGACGAGGAACTCGACCGTTATGCCGGTCGGCCGGCCGATGCTTTCACGCCCGAAGAAACGCGCGAATTTGAAGAGGTCTTTTATACGCTCCGCCCCGAAGACGTGACCGGTTGGCTGCACAGTTTGCAACGGAGGGGCATAAACCTGCCCGATACGCTCGAAGCCGAAGCGTGGCTCATCGTGCGGGAGCAGCGCGAACAAAAAGCCTCGGGAGGAAAATCACAAACTCGATAGAACGACGATGACATTCGACATCTTGCAATATGCGTTTCTCCGTCATGCCTTGTGGGCCGTGTTGCTCATAGGCGTGGCCGGTGGGATTATAGGCACTTATATCGTGACCCGCCGCATGGTCTTTATCACGGGAGGCATCACCCATGCCTCGTTCGGAGGGCTTGGCATTGGCCTGTATCTCGGCATCAGTCCCACGCTGGGGGCATTGTTGTTTGCCGTGGGGGCCGCGCTCGGGGTGGGGTGGCTCTCCCGCCGCGGGACGGTGCGCGAAGACTCTGCCATAGCCTCCCTGTGGGCGTTGGGTATGGCGGTGGGCATCATCTGCATCTTCAAGACGCCGGGCTATGCGCCGGGTCTCAATGAATTCCTTTTCGGCAATATCCTTACGGTGACTTCGGCCGATTTGGCATGGTTTGCCCTTTATACGGCCCTTTTGTTGCTGCTCTTTCTCTTCTTTTATCGCCCCCTTCTGGCCGTGGCTTTCGATCACGATTTCGCTTCGACGCGGCGGTTGCCCGTACGGCTTATCGACTATGCCATGGTGATTATGGTCTCGCTCTGTGTGGTTCTGACCATTCGTCTGGTGGGCATCATGTTGCTGCTTTCGATGCTCACCATTCCGCAGATGACGGTCGAGCTTTTTACCCGTCGTTACCGCACCATCATGCTCGCCTCGGGCCTTCTTACCGTTGTGGGCGGGGTCGTGGGCCTGTGGTTGGCCTACGTCCTTGATGTGCCGGCCGGAGCCTGCATCGTGTTCTTCCTGATAGCCCTCTATGCGGTCACCCGTTTGGGACGCTCGCTGATCCTGCATTTCCAACGGCGATAAATGGCTTGTCGAAGCAATAAAATGGTCGATTTGCAGTTATAGTATTAAGATGAAATCGGGCTGCGTTTTCAATCTTCGGCTTTTTTTTCAGCACATGGGAATCGGACTGTTCCTCGTGCTGTCGCTTGCGTCGTGTTCGACACAGAAAAACACGCGCGCCAATCGCTTTTATCATGCCTTTACCACCCGCTACAACGTTTACTTCAACGGCATCACCAGTTTTGAGGAACAACTCGATGCGATGCAGACCGGTTATGAAGATAATTTCACCCATCTCTTGCACATGCACCCGGTCTCGGCCTATGGCGTCCCCACCGACCCACAGCCCAAGGGCGATTTTTCGAGGGCTTTGGAGAAGAGTCAAAAGGCCATACGGCAACATTCCATGCAGAAGCCTCCGAAACGTGACCGGAAGAAGATGAACAATCCCGCTTATCGGGAGTATGTCAAGCGGGGCGAGTTCAATCCGTTTATACACAACGCCTGGGTGTTGATGGGAAAATCGCAATTCTATCAAGGCGATTTCCTGGGGGCGCTGGCCACCTTTATCTACATCACCCGGCACTTTCCCTGGAACAGTGAGTTGATGGCCGATGCCCGCATCTGGACGGCCCGTTGTTATCTCGAACTCGGTTGGCTCTACGAGGCCGAAGACGCTTTGCTCAAAGTATCGAAGGAATATACCCTCACCGGCGACGCCAAGCAGTGGTATGCCACCGTGTATGCCGACTATCTGATACGCACCGGTGCCTATGCCGAAGCCATACCTTATCTCAAAGAGGCTCTCGGCATGGCCGACGGGCATAGCCAAAAAATACGCATGACCTTCCTCTTGGCCCAGTTGCAAGCCAAGACCGGCGACAAGGCCGGGGCTTATCGCTCCTATCAGTCGGTCATCAAGATGAACCCGACTTTCCGCACCGAGATGAATGCCCGCATCAACCAGACCGAGGTCTTTACCGGCAGCGACAT
This genomic window contains:
- the mreD gene encoding rod shape-determining protein MreD — translated: MNKHRLWRMAGALFIVLLQILMCNRIALWGVATPFVIVYLFLKMPSGVKPHLAMTVAFFVGLLVDLFTNTPGVYALASVTVAFLHNPLLMRIQYRDRGEERYVPSMATLGVWRYALFAFLLTLIFCIVLFCVESFSFFAPAFLAARIVNSTLLTLIVILVVDLLMEKK
- a CDS encoding penicillin-binding protein 2, which produces MLLVILFYVSRLFSLQVLDNEYNQLADNNAIFTRIQYPSRGLIYDRNGRLVVDNQPAYDLMVIPREVQPFDTLDFCRTLGITRQEFDERWNNMRNRRLNPGYSSFSPQRFFTRLTVEEYGHLQEKLYRYPGFFIQNQSIRRYNYDVAANVLGNIREVSEQELRNDSYYVQGDYTGDLGIEKSYESYLRGEKGQEVFLRNAYGRIKGRYEDGAFDREAVPGKNLTLSIDIELQQYGEMLMQNKVGAIVAIEPSTGEILALVSSPTYKPSLLTGRERGRNYAQLFENPYKPLYDRSIMATYPPGSTFKPTQALIFLQEKVVSRYTAYPCNMGFYARGIKVGCHAHESPISVVPALSTSCNAYFCYAFRSMIDNLDKYGTTYDAFETWKKYVVDMGYGYRLGVDMPGESRGFIPNSDFYGKIYGSKGWKGITVISVSIGQGEVLATPLQIANLGATIANRGYYFTPHVVKSVQDTYLGDEYTTPHYVGVDPAYYEMVVEGMRMSMVKGTCRIGEIPGVEACGKTGTAQNPHGDDHSAFMGFAPRENPRIAIAVYVENAGWGATYGVPIGSLMMEKYLNGEIAPSRKWLEERMLNANTMIQEEEEENVAQE
- a CDS encoding rod shape-determining protein RodA, whose amino-acid sequence is MSRRNNVWYSLDWYTVALYLLLVFCGWISIYAASYDYETTSTIFSLDTRSGKQLLWILLSLVIAFCLLMTEPRTFVSLSYPLYIVFILLLVVTIFVAPDIKGSHSWLVLGPVSLQPAEFAKYGTALALAKMLDNYDFDLRRPLHFFKACALILFPVLLILLQSETGSALVYLSLICILYREGMSGIFLFAAFCAVVYFILAVKYSSLEWLGTPVGEWVVLTLILLVLAYMVSSYLRNSRFFYISLFTTLVVQAIAAVVSCYFYPFNLLYVVWPLLMVAIVVAGGLYFKTLQRKLWIAVVFALLSCVYLESVDYVFTDVLGQHQRTRIEVAFGLKEDPMGVGYNVNQSKIAIGSGGFWGKGFLEGTQTKLRYVPEQDTDFIFCTIGEEQGFFGASAVLILFALLLVRIIQLSERQRTVFGRVYGYCVAAIIFFHLAVNIGMVIGVLPVIGIPLPFFSYGGSSLWGFTILLFTLLCIDASRGDSF
- a CDS encoding NADP-specific glutamate dehydrogenase; its protein translation is MNAQKVLSDLKRRFPNEPEYHQAVSEVLSTIEEAYNEHPEFDRYNLIERLCIPDRIFSFRVTWVDDKGQVQTNMGYRIQHNNAIGPYKGGIRFHSSVNLSILKFLAFEQTFKNSLTTLPMGGGKGGSDFSPRGKSDGEIMRFCQAFIAELWRHIGPQTDVPAGDIGVGGREVGYMYGMYKKMARENTGTFTGKGLEFGGSLIRPEATGYGNVYFLLEMLKTRNIDIKGKVVAVSGSGNVAQYTVEKLISLGAKVITMSDSNGYIYDPDGIDAEKLAYIFELKNIYRGRIREYAEKYGCKYVEGARPWNEKCDIAMPSATQNEIDGDDARALLANGCFAVSEGANMPSTPEAIEEFLKAKILYAPGKAANAGGVSVSGLEMTQNSIKLSWTKEEVDARLKQIMYDIHTQCVKYGTQPDGYVNYVKGANVAGFMKVAKAMMAQGIL
- a CDS encoding 3-phosphoshikimate 1-carboxyvinyltransferase, with translation MALTLFPPRRIDGRVLLPSSKSICNRALILNALSGSPMPIGNLSDCDDTRVMVRAFESDGPDFDIMAAGTAMRFLTAYLSQCTGVWTITGSERMRHRPIRLLVDALRSLGACIEYLGEEGFPPLRIEGKPLRGGDLTLSAGVSSQYISALLMIAPYMQEGLSLTLTGTMISKPYIAMTLAMMRHWGVGSRWEGNRIVVAPGAYKPLAFTVESDWSAASYWYEMVSLTPGAVVELPGLQRESVQGDARVADFYAALGVDTEFTADGVRLRHTGQTTTAPLLLDLTDQPDLAQTLVVTCALLQRPFRFTGLQSLKIKETDRIAALKCELAKLGYPIVDSDDSVLSWDGRRADAVGHPAIDTYDDHRMAMAFAPAAMFFPGLEIRNPEVVSKSYPAFWDHLRQVGFDVRTLK
- a CDS encoding phospholipase, translating into MMGLVYITLSILLLGVVCYLYERKQRKKRPTLPEPESPDRPSAPASECCGRHLVCEKEALLLDASRGIVYYDDEELDRYAGRPADAFTPEETREFEEVFYTLRPEDVTGWLHSLQRRGINLPDTLEAEAWLIVREQREQKASGGKSQTR
- a CDS encoding metal ABC transporter permease; translated protein: MTFDILQYAFLRHALWAVLLIGVAGGIIGTYIVTRRMVFITGGITHASFGGLGIGLYLGISPTLGALLFAVGAALGVGWLSRRGTVREDSAIASLWALGMAVGIICIFKTPGYAPGLNEFLFGNILTVTSADLAWFALYTALLLLLFLFFYRPLLAVAFDHDFASTRRLPVRLIDYAMVIMVSLCVVLTIRLVGIMLLLSMLTIPQMTVELFTRRYRTIMLASGLLTVVGGVVGLWLAYVLDVPAGACIVFFLIALYAVTRLGRSLILHFQRR